Genomic DNA from Clavibacter michiganensis:
AGGTCGTCGGGGAGCGTGTCGGTCATGGGTCCACGCTATCGAGGCCGGACGCGGGCGTCCTGCCGCCGGGTGGTCGGAGAGCCTCCCGGGCCGTGCTAATGTCGTCTCTCGGCAGCCGGAGACGGCGGGCCGCACATCCTGTCCGGATGGCGGAATTGGTAGACGCGCTAGCTTGAGGTGCTAGTGCCCGTATTAGGGCGTGGGGGTTCAAGTCCCCCTTCGGACACACACGAGAGCCGGTCGGATCCACGAGGATCCGACCGGCTCTTCCTCGTTCCGGCCCCGCTCCCCTCTTCTCGCGGCGTGCCCGGATACAGTCGCACTCGGCCCGCGCACGGGTCCCCCGACCCGAGAGCGAGAACCGATGACCGTCGTCGACAGCGCCGTGTACGTCCAGGGGGTCCGCACCGCGGACCCGGAGAGCCTCGACGAGACGTTCGAGGTGATGCGGGAGCGCCAGGGCCTCGCGTGGATCGGCCTGTACCGGCCGGACCCGGCGGAGCTGCACCGCGTCGCCCACGAGTTCGGCCTGCACCCGCTCGCCGTCGAGGACGCGCTCAGCGGCCACCAGCGATCGAAGATGGAGCGCTACGGCGACACCTGGTTCGTGGTGCTGCGTCCCGCGCGCTACCTCGACGCCGACGAGCGCGTGGAGTTCGGCGAGCTGCACGTCTTCGTCGGGCCCGACTTCGTGGTCACCATCCGCCACGCGGAGTCGCCCGACCTCGCCGCCGTCCGCCACCGTCTCGAGGAGGACCGCGAGCTCCTCGCGCTCGGCCCGCGCGCCGTCCTCTACGCGATCCTCGACCAGGTCGTCGACGAGTACGGCCCCGTCGCCGCGGGCCTCGAGGACGACGTTGACGAGATCGAGGACCAGATCTTCGGCGCCGACCCCGACGTCTCCCGCCGCATCTACGCGCTGATGCGCGAGGTCACGGCCTTCCAGCGGGCCACGGCTCCCCTCGGCGCGATGCTCGACGACCTGCGGCAGCGCGCCGAGGAGCACGAGGTGGACCTCGAGCTCCGCCGCGGCTTCCGCGACGTCCACGACCACGTCATCCGGGTCGCCGAGCGCGCGGACGCCTTCCGGACGCTGCTGCAGAACGCGCTCACGGTGCACACGACGCTCGTCGGCCAGCGCCAGAACGACGAGATGAAGAAGCTCACCGAGACGAGCCTCGCCCAGAACGACCAGGTCAAGCGCATCTCCTCGTGGGCCGCGATCCTGTTCGCGCCCACGCTCGTCGGCACGATCTACGGCATGAACTTCGTCAACATGCCGGAGCTCCAATGGACCTACGGCTACCCGCTCGCGCTCGGCCTCATGGTCGTGATGGGCGTCATCCTCTACGCGGCCTTCCGGAAGCGCGGCTGGATCTGATCGGCGGGCGAGTCGGGCGTCCGGCGCGGCGCTAGGGTGACGGGATGCGCGTCGTCGTCATCGGAGCCACCGGCCACATCGGGACCTTCCTCGTCCCCCGACTCGTCGAATCCGGGCACGACGTCGTGGCGGTCAGCCGCGGCACGCGCGAGCCGTACCGCGAGTCGCCCCTGTGGGATCGCGTCGAGCGCGTGCGCGTCGACCGCGACGCCGAGGACGCGGCCGGCACCTTCGCCGACCGGATCGCCGCCCTGGCCCCCGAGGTCGTCGTCGACCTGGTCTGCTTCACGCCCGAGTCGGCGCGCCACCTCGTCGAGGGACTCCGCGGGCGCGTGCGGCACCTCGTCCACATCGGCAGCATCTGGACCCACGGCCTCAGCACGTCCCTGCCGCTGCGCGAGGACGACCCGAAGGAGCCGTTCGGCGAGTACGGCGTCCAGAAGGCCGAGATCGAGCGCTACCTCATCGCCGAGTCCCGGTCGGGCGGCGTGCCCTGCACGGTGGTGCACCCGGGTCACATCAGCGGCGGCGGCTGGCCCGTGATCACCCCCCTCGGCAACCTCGACCCCGCCGTGTGGACAGCGCTCGCCACCGGCGACCCCCTCGCCGTGCCGGGATCCGGCAGCGAGACGATGCACCACGTGCACGCCGACGACGTCGCGCAGGTCGTGCAGCTCGCCATCGCCAACCGCGAGACGAGCGTCGGCGAGAGCTTCCACGCCGTGTCCGAGCGCGCGCTGTCCGTGCGCGGGTTCGCCCGGGCGGCCGCCGCGTGGTTCGGCCGCGAGCCCGAGCTGGAGCACCTCGACTGGGACGGGTTCCGCGCCCGGACCGAGCCGGATCACGCCGACGCCAGCTGGCAGCACCTCAGCCGCAGCCACGTCGCGAGCATCGACAAGGCCCGCGACGTCCTCGGCTACGCGCCGCGGTTCACGAGCGAGGAGGCCGCGCGCGAGGCGGTCGAGTGGATGGTGCGCGCGGGCGAGCTGGACGTGCCGCTCCCCCGCTGAGCCCGGACACTTCCCCGGTCGCGGTCGCGGTCGCGGTCTCAGACGAAGCGCGCGTCGAGCACCAGGCGGGTGCGGACCGCGAGCAGGCGCTCCGGATCCATCGCGTGGAGGCCCGGCAGCCCGGCGGCGACGTGGTCGGCCAGGAGCGTGCGGGCGACCGCGTAGGCCGGGAGCGCGTGCGGGTCGTCGGCCGCGTGCAGGACGACGGGCGCGGCGCCGAGGACCCCGGACGGCAGCGAGAGCACGAGGCCGACGACGGGCACCTCCATCTCGCGGGCGAGCGCGCGGGCGCGGGAGTCCAGGCTCCGCAGCGCGGCCTCGCGCGCGGACGGATCCGTGGCGGCGGCGGATCCCGCGGGCACCGACTCGACCGCGACGAGGCCCTGCGGCCCGAGCACGAGATGGTCGATCGCGTCGCCCGAGCGCGGCACGGCGACGCCGTTCCAGAACGCGTACGACGGGCCGAGCTCCATCAGCTCGCGCGCGGTCTCCTCCTGGGCGACGGCCGCCCGCAGAGCCGCCGACGCGGCCTCGGGCACCTCGGCGACGAGGTCGGGTGCGTAGGCGTCGGCCTCGAATCGCCGGCGCAGCCCCTCGAGGCGGGCGAGGCGCGCGCTGTACGCGGCCATGAGGTCCGGATAGGCGCGGAGGGCCCGTTCGTGCGCGATGGCCTCCTCCTGCATCCGCTCCGCCGCCCGGCGACGCGGCTCCTCCGCACGGTGCCAGGCGCGCCCGATCGGACCCGCGGCGGCGAGACCCGCGGCGGCGCCCACGACGAGGCCGATGACGGCGGCCAGGGCCCCGAGCCCCGAGACGAGCAGGACGAGGGCGAGCAGGACGCCGAGCACGGGCGGCGCGATCGCGCGTGCACGCCGGACGTAGGGCTCCGGCCGGTCGGACAGCGCGGTGCCGCCGCGCGGCGGGACCGGGGCCGCGGGCACGGAGGGTTCCGCGGGATCCGCCAGCCACTCGCGCACGAGGGACAGGTAGCGGAGCCGGGCGAACCCGCCCGGGTGGCCGAAGCTGCGGGTGCGCGCGGTCGGACGCTCGCGCGGGGCGCCGGGGCGACCGCGCCGGGACGCCGGGTCCCATGCGTCGCCCGCCGAGGCGGAGCCCGGGGAGGCGGGGTGGGCGCGGCCGACGGGCTCCTCGGGTGCCGGCGCGTCGCGCAGCGTGCGCTCGTAGCGGGCACGGCTCTCGGGATCGCCCACGGCCTCGAACGCGTCGCGCACGGCCTGGAACGCGTCGGCGCTGCCGCCCATGTCCGGGTGGGCGTCCCGCACGCGGCGGCGGTAGGCCCGGCGGATCTCGTCCTGCGACGCGGACGGCTCGACGCCGAGCACGGCGTACGCGTCGGCGTCGCGCGACGGGACGGGCATCGATTGCTCCTCGCGGGAACCGGTCGGGCGGCTCCCAGGATCACGAGCGTAGGCGAGCCCGCCTGGACGACGCCCGAGCGCGGGTCGGCCCAGGCCGGTACAGCACGACAGCGCGCGCGCTCGCCCGCGCGACGCGCGTGATACCACCGGAGGGCGGCCGGGGGCGAACTTCGCGCATCCATGTCGCCTGCGTAGGGTGGGCCACCGCCGATGCCCCTCCCGGTGACCGACACATCCTGAGGAGACCGACATGTGGGACTTCCTGTCCTCCCGCGCCGACCAGATCGCGTTCTCCGCGTGGCAGCACCTCAGCCTCGTGGTGCAGTGCCTCGTCCTCGCGACCGTCATCGCCGTGGGGATCGCGGCGCTCGTGTACCGCAGCCGACCGCTCAGCTCGCTGGCCAACAGCGTCTCGGCGATCGGGCTGACGCTCCCCGCCTTCGCGCTCGTGGGGCTGCTCATCGCGCCGCTCGGGTTCGGCGTCGCGCCGGCCGTCGCGGTCGTCACGTTCTTCGCCGTGCTGCCGATCCTCCGGAACGCGGTGGTCGGCCTCACCGGCATCGACCCCGCGATCGTGGAGTCCGCGCGCGGGATCGGCATGGGCCGCGTCCGCACGCTG
This window encodes:
- a CDS encoding magnesium and cobalt transport protein CorA; the encoded protein is MTVVDSAVYVQGVRTADPESLDETFEVMRERQGLAWIGLYRPDPAELHRVAHEFGLHPLAVEDALSGHQRSKMERYGDTWFVVLRPARYLDADERVEFGELHVFVGPDFVVTIRHAESPDLAAVRHRLEEDRELLALGPRAVLYAILDQVVDEYGPVAAGLEDDVDEIEDQIFGADPDVSRRIYALMREVTAFQRATAPLGAMLDDLRQRAEEHEVDLELRRGFRDVHDHVIRVAERADAFRTLLQNALTVHTTLVGQRQNDEMKKLTETSLAQNDQVKRISSWAAILFAPTLVGTIYGMNFVNMPELQWTYGYPLALGLMVVMGVILYAAFRKRGWI
- a CDS encoding NAD-dependent epimerase/dehydratase family protein; the encoded protein is MRVVVIGATGHIGTFLVPRLVESGHDVVAVSRGTREPYRESPLWDRVERVRVDRDAEDAAGTFADRIAALAPEVVVDLVCFTPESARHLVEGLRGRVRHLVHIGSIWTHGLSTSLPLREDDPKEPFGEYGVQKAEIERYLIAESRSGGVPCTVVHPGHISGGGWPVITPLGNLDPAVWTALATGDPLAVPGSGSETMHHVHADDVAQVVQLAIANRETSVGESFHAVSERALSVRGFARAAAAWFGREPELEHLDWDGFRARTEPDHADASWQHLSRSHVASIDKARDVLGYAPRFTSEEAAREAVEWMVRAGELDVPLPR
- a CDS encoding DnaJ domain-containing protein; this encodes MPVPSRDADAYAVLGVEPSASQDEIRRAYRRRVRDAHPDMGGSADAFQAVRDAFEAVGDPESRARYERTLRDAPAPEEPVGRAHPASPGSASAGDAWDPASRRGRPGAPRERPTARTRSFGHPGGFARLRYLSLVREWLADPAEPSVPAAPVPPRGGTALSDRPEPYVRRARAIAPPVLGVLLALVLLVSGLGALAAVIGLVVGAAAGLAAAGPIGRAWHRAEEPRRRAAERMQEEAIAHERALRAYPDLMAAYSARLARLEGLRRRFEADAYAPDLVAEVPEAASAALRAAVAQEETARELMELGPSYAFWNGVAVPRSGDAIDHLVLGPQGLVAVESVPAGSAAATDPSAREAALRSLDSRARALAREMEVPVVGLVLSLPSGVLGAAPVVLHAADDPHALPAYAVARTLLADHVAAGLPGLHAMDPERLLAVRTRLVLDARFV
- a CDS encoding ABC transporter permease encodes the protein MWDFLSSRADQIAFSAWQHLSLVVQCLVLATVIAVGIAALVYRSRPLSSLANSVSAIGLTLPAFALVGLLIAPLGFGVAPAVAVVTFFAVLPILRNAVVGLTGIDPAIVESARGIGMGRVRTLLRVELPLAWPVILGGIRVSAQMVMGIAAVAAYVLGPGLGGFIFSGLSRLGGANATESVLTGVIGVVLLALLLDLVLVGIGRLTTPRGIRV